Below is a window of Drosophila bipectinata strain 14024-0381.07 chromosome XR, DbipHiC1v2, whole genome shotgun sequence DNA.
AACAATTGTCCGGCTGGCCTTTTATCCGCATGCCCCTCCCTGTGCCACACAGAAGATGACGACCCCAATTTCGCACTTAACTCGGCGACTGGTAACTGgtaactggcaactggcaactggatGCCACAGCTGTCCCACTCTTGCGGCAGATGTCTGGCTAGAATGCAACAACACAGATCTCCAGTTgcatccagccagccatcccCAGCCCATCGAGTTAATTAAACTTGGCTGGAACGGAGCCCGGGCTGGGAATCAATCCGGATTCCGGAAGCACGCCCCCAACTCCCCAGCCCTGAACTGGGAGATACTTTTTATTCAAATGTTGCCAAAGTGTTGCATTAAGTGTGGCACGGCTGGTTGTTGCGAGAGCTGGTGGTTGGGGTGTCTCATGGTCGCCGAAAACCGGCTGGAGCGGCCATCTTTCGGCCACTTAGCCAGCTATCCAGCTAGCCAGTTGGTCGCGCCAGGTTGCTTGGCCACCCCCCCTCCCCCCACTCCCACCTCTTGACTTCGTCAGACAGTGCGACGTCACTATGTGGCAACGTTACACCAAAAGAAACCAGCTACAAGTCCCAAATAAGTTCCCACAACAAGTTGATATGCAAATCGGGGCTATCGGGGCTATCGAGTCACCCCGAAACCCAACACTGGTGACCTGCATTTTGTCGCAGTGTCGCAGCAGAGGCAGTTGCCCAACTTGCAGCATTTGCAGCTGCAGCAGAGTGCAAATATTTCACGAAGTGCTTTGTTTTTTTCGGAGCTTGAAGGTAAATTGATCTTAAGTGGCATAATTTCCAATGCAAGCCAGAACGGGCCAGTGGCCAGTCAGTGGCatgcaacaaaaacagcaaTTATTGAGAATTCGGGTCTCGAGAAGACAGAAGACAGTCTTCCATTCACAGATAGAGTATCTATTCAGATTTCCCAACTGCCTCTTGAATCAGAACCCAACTGGGCAGTGTAATCGATATGACCACTTATCTCTGCTTTATTCTACATATCTATATATACGAtttatctatatctatatatatggTCGGGTCTGATCCAGTCATGTCTGAATGGCCATGTAATCAAAGACGCTTTTTCGCAACTCGATTCGATTTCGGATTGCGTGGCATTGTCATCGTCACCGTCCCCAATGAAGTGCAGTGGCTGGCTGGAGACCGCAGCTCAGCCTCGCCGGCCAGTTGCCATGTTTACGGATTGGAAGCGGAGTCCAAAGTCTATGTTTATAGTAGCCTCTGTTTATGTGGAATCTGACTCACTTGTCCCCCAATCCTGGCTATAGttttcccccccccccctcctGGCTGGTTCTTTCTACAACCTCCATGACTACCTTAGCTACCTACCTCCATAAGCCGAGGTGTAATTCCTTAACTTCCTCCTCCCTGGCCTTGGTTTTGTGGTTCTCCTGGAGGCACTAAGTCCTCCCCTCAAGGCCAAGACACTCTCCCAGCCAAACACCTATTGTTTCTTGTCGGAAAACTTTAAGCTTTTCTCTTTCAAGAGGAGCTTCCCTTCATCCTCATCTTCCTCGCAGTGCCATTCGCgaattaatttcattatttattcACGCGAGGGGCTTTAATCCGCGGGCCTCTTCGGGAGGCACTCTTCCATTGaattctcctcctcctctggaGGGGGTGGCTCTTGGTGGGATGGGCATTGACGGAGTGACTGACTTGTTTGTTTTCTTGCTCGAGTTCTGGGGCTGGAGGTTGTGCGTCGACTTGACAGCCTTCTTCTGGCCAGATTTGGGGCGAACCAGTTGCCAGTTTCCAGCTGCCATCTGTCAGGTGAGTGAGCTTCTCTAGGCCACTGGAAACACCGACAGACCGAAGACTCTCCTCAATATTTGTTTACTTTCCTCCTCAAACCCAACCCCCAGTCGATCGGAGACCGATCCTCTCCAGAAAATGATGGACCTCCTACTTACCAGGGGACTCTTGCTTATCTGGGGAGAGGGCGAGGCTGACAGCAGTCCGTAGTCGGTGGCCTGGTCCTCTGGATCGATGCCAAAGATAAAGGGTCCATCCTTGCCCTTGTGTCCTGCAGCCGGCACTGCCGGAGGCGGAGGCGCCTGGTGGAAGGTGTTCAGGACCGGGCGTCGCATACAGAAGTCGTCCTCGAAGCGGGAGGCGTAGACCGGAGAGGGCACCTTGGGCGGCACCCGGGGGGCTACCGGGGGGCCAACGAGGGGAGCCGCCAATGAAGAGAGAGGCGTCTGGGGCGCCTCCTTCGGGTAGTAGCGCGGCGGCGAGGCGGTGCCGCTCGAGCTGCCGCTGGACACGATCGGATGGGCCGGGGCGGGCTGGTGCACCGCCACGGGCGGAGGCACCGGAGTCGGCTTGGGGGCCTCCTGGTGGAAGTAGCGGGAGGGGGAGGAGGCGGCCGTGCTGCACTCGCTCGACAGGGACACGTCGACGATGGAACGGCGGAGGGCGGCAGGGGGGAGCCCCTCGGCCGGACGGTCGAAGCAAAAGTCGCTGGACTTGGCGGTGGGCGAGGGGGGGCTCCCGTAGGGGTAGCCGCTCTGCAGCGGGGGGCTCTGCAGGTGGTGCTGGGAGAGGGCGTCGAAGTCGTTGAAGCCGTGCAGTCCCCGGGCGCTGTCCCGCTTCTGCTGCTGGACGTACGGCGAGATGTAGTTGCGCTGCGGGGGCGGGGGGGACATCGGGGGCAGGGCCGCGATGGCGGAGGGGGCGAGACCGGCGCCCGCCTTGCCCTTCTTGCCGCCCGCGCCCACCACCGTCAGCTGGGGGCGGCGGTCGCCGAGGAGGGGCCGCTGCGAGTTGTTGTACGGGTGGTTCCGCTGCATGCAGGCCGAGCTGAGGGAGACGTTGtcctcgtcgtcctcctcgGGACTGGCGGGCTGGCAGCCGTAGCTGGAGCGCAGGTGCTCCAGGTATTTCAGGCTCTTCATGTTGGCGTTCAGCGGTGGCAGTGGCGGCGGCAGGTGCTGCTGGTTCTGCTGCAGTTGCTGGAGTTGTTGGTGGTGCaactgctggtggtgctgctgctgctgttgctgctggaggTCTTCGTGCGCCTCCGTGTTGCTGCGGTGGCGGCCGAACAGCTTGGCCAGCTTCACAGTCATCTTCGCAGGCGATGCCgcaaaactttttcaattaaacTGTCGCCCAGGGCCGCAGGGGCAGTTGGGAGGCGCCTCCGACAACGACAAGTGCGTCGAGCTGCAAGAGAGACAGAGGGAAGGGTATTAGTTGGAATAGATGTGTACTGCAAGGGGATATGACGGATGGACTTGCAACGGCAGCGGTGGCCTCTTCTGAAGCTCATTAGAGGTCAGAGGTCAAACAAGAGGGAGGCATTCGAGGCACTCCATCACCAGCCTCGAGAAGGAGAAGCTCCGGAGGAGTTGCAAGCAGTGTTGGTATCAGAGGCGAGACTGGCCATCCAGGAGATGTCAACCGTCATAAAGATGAAAAGATATCCCCAGGTATCTCTATTTTATTGCTCCTCTGTGTAGCTCTACAATGGTACTATGGAGGTCCTGGGACGCCCACCTATCCACCCACCTATCGCCACACAAAGGCAGACCTCCGTCTGGCCAAAAAGAGGCAACTATTTCCGATAAAAAACACTCTCCAAAAAAAGTCGTTTGACACGAAAATGGCAGAGCTTTGACGACAAACAATGCCACCAACCCCGACCTTCGACCTCCAATAGTAACCCTTTGGGGGGGACTCTGATTCCGGCTATGGCCCTTCTCCCTAATTGTTTCTGTTTACCTTTGCATCTCCAGCCTGCCCCACCCCGCCCTCActaacaacaaaagcaacttGCAACACGACAAGCGACAAAAAGCAGAGTCTGttgaacaaaaaccaaattgGAATTGCGGCAGACAGAGGTCCGGATCACAAAAAACCAACCAAACAAAGCATGAAGTGGCATGGTGGAGGTACAAAGTCACATTGTTGCAATGCACTGGAAGAAAAggtttcattttcaatttctataGAGTTCCAGGAAGACTAGACTGTCAGGAGAGAGACTGGAGAACCGAGTCGGGAAGCAGCCCCCAGTTCTACAGAAGACTTTGAGACTCCAATTCCTTGGAGACTTGGCCACTTTCTGCCAGTTTCTGGACAAGATTGGCAAAAAGTGAGTGCCACAAGTGGGTGCGTCGTGGGGGAGTTGccacaaaaacccaaaactgGGGAGgtcttctaaaaataaaagcaaaaacaagaaCGGAAAGCCAACTTCGGGTGCAGCCGAAGTGTTATACCCTTCAGAATGGggatttcccctatagggtccacagggatggctatatcttccccaattctcatccgattctcaagcggaataccttaaacgatttctatatcgatttgccatcattctgcatcaaaatcctgagacaaaatattttttagattttttctccatttttcctgatgaggtcccttgaaaatgaggatttcccctatagggtccactgggatggctatatcttccccaattctcatccgattcccaagcggagtggCGCAAATGTTAATGAAACAAAAAGATGCCACAGATAAGGTCGGAGGTGGCGAGGGCTTTAATGGGCGGGGGGAGAGGCATGAAAAGGGCCTTGAGGAGGGCGGGGGAAGTTCGAAAAAAACGGAGACAGACGCCATGAAAAAGTGCCACAAAAAGCAGACCTCCGGCCAGCCCTCTGGCTGATCTCTCCTGGAGCCCTGTCCTCCTAAGCCAAGTTAGTTGTCCTGGCCTTCTTCCTCTCCACCCTCGTCTCACCTGCCTGTCTGCCAATTATTGCCTTGGCTGACTGATAACGGTTTCTAGCTCAAGCTGAGGCAAGTATCTCTAAAGTTGCACTGACTTTGCATTCCAGTTTATGCCACTTTATGccactctctctctttctggcCCTAATTGGGGGCTAATAACTTGGTCGATTGGCCGCTTTGTCAGCTAATCCCTTGCCGCTTTTCAGACTCTGGCCCTGAGCTGGCTTTCATCGGCTGTTTCTGGCCAACTCTTTTAGCCAAAACGTGACAGGAAGTGGCCAGCACAGGCCCCGTTCTGCCTCGGAGTGGGGCAAGTGCAATGAATAAGCTGCCGCAGCAAATTAGCCTCAGAACGGGGCAGGTTCTGGCCGAAATCTCAAAACCAAACACTGTAATCTCCGGATTGCGTAAtgatttgtatctgtatcttctggtttgtttttttggcgtCCTGCAGGTGCAAGGACTTTACGAATAAATCTGCGCGCCGGAAACCGGTTTCGAGGCCCGACCTCTATTGAGAACAATCGAGTGGCAGTCTGGGGCAGGTAGACAGCCAGAACCCGGGGAGTTGACCCCTTCAAATTATGAGATACATTTCGGGCCGGCTATGTATCTATTAGATACAAAAGACAATAGCAGACCAACAGCTGTCGCTGCGAGATCTGGCCCGGTCTTTGTGCCACACAATTGATTAGATTCCAGGGACCCAGCTGCCGCAGAAACACAAAAGATACACGACTGCGAACTGGAACAGTTTTTCGGATTCATTTCCTCCGCTCTGCTGGCAGCGTGAGATACTCTACCTCtcagatactttttttttgcaggtgCTGTGGCAACAATTAAATGTCACTGCAGCAAGAAGTATCTCTGTATCCGAGAGATCCATCCACCGAAAGGCAAATCTAAGAGTCTGAGAAACCCAGATTCCAGAGACGGCAGAAGGGTGCCGGGGGGAACTATTATCGCATCACGCGCATCTACAAAATGATTTCACACAGCAACAGCTCAAGATACAACAGcgaaagatacagatacaacaacaacaccaacatactggcTATAGTGGCAACATTAACTTGCTCTTTCATTATCGGCACATCGTTATAGGCAGGCAAGAGCTGTTTTCCCTTCCTCTCCGCTGGGCTGGCTTGTCGTCAGCCACTACcacgtttatttattttgcccTTTAACTATTTGGGCAGCCACGACTGCAGATGCGGCAGATACGGCAGCCAGCCCAGCACTGCCACTGAGAGAAAAGGGGGCCAGATATTGGACTAAAGCCTTCCTTGAAGAGTAGCTTCCAGAAAGGTATCAAATGATGAAGGAGATTCAATATCTAGGAGAGGTTTTGCCTGGGTTGGATCTCATAGATGACtgtatgatacccggtactcaccAGAGTATTTTGTATCTTTTAGAGAATCTTTATCCATCTTTCACCTAGGAAACTTTTCCAAATACTTTACTTACTCTATACACTCCATATAACCTCTAGAACCTTCCTCCCCGTCTATATCTACAACTTTTCTTCTAAATTGTATCTTCAAGATTCTTCTAAAAATACCTTTCAACACCTCCCCTAGATATCTCTCTACAGATATTCAAGAACCGTTCccaaatttttctcagtgccacAAACTTCGATAACAACAAAGGCTGACGACGACCGCCAGCGGTCTTTCTTACTGCCCCCCAACCCCTCCTTAAGTCTCCTCGTGTCTCTGGGTCCAGTGAAGATGCACCTTGATTAAATTCCAGGAATTGAAAAAATCTTTTAGTCGCAGACGCGGACAGACGCTTGTTGATATTTACCCAATGATCCAGGGGGGGTGCGGGGGCGGTTGGAGATCCGAGAGCGGAGTGCTGCCCCGCCCACTCCAGACCGACTCCATTAATGATGCAGCAAATTGTCTTTCTTCGGCCCTTGGCCCTCGGCAACTTCCAGCAGCCACATTGCTACTTCAAGTTTGGAAAATGTTGCAAAATGTGAAGGGAGTTTTCCAGCCAGATGCCCCGCGCACTGTGCAACACCCGGTACTCTCGAGGTAGTTGTGCCTCTTCCCCTAGACCTGTGCCCCATGGCTGCTTCTTTTATTTGTCCAAGCCATACAGTTCAGATACTTTGTTGAATTGTCGTTGGTGTTGCAACTTCTGGTCTTTTCTGAGAGGTATCTGCCAGATACTCGCCACAAAGAGTCTCTTTGTTGGAAGTTTGGCATTTGGCTGTGGCAGTGCCTCCCAAACTGTGCCCCGTGGACTCCCAAGCTTGCCTTAAtgattttacattttatacaaaaacaagCCCCAACCTCAagtcttttcttttatttttccagtCTTTTTTTCGGATTTCGCTGGCGGCGGCAAATGCAACTCACGGAAAGCATTCAAAAGCAATTAAGCGCTTTCTTCCAAGGACAGGGGGAGAGAGGGGCGAAGggtgcacacacacacgagTTGGAAATGTAATATcatcaatcaaaaaaaaaaaaaaaaaaccataaaaagtGTGAGGAAAAGTCTTGTGAGCCGCGTTGGAAACTGGTTCCGAGTTCTCCCTACACTGAGAGGTACCATCCTCCTCTTCTCCAGGTGTATCTCGTGGAACCATCCTCCTCTTCTCACGGTGTATCTCGCGGATACAACATATCTAACTCGATTATGCCGGGCTACCTCCAAAAAGACGAAAGAATGCTTCGAACTGAAAGCCAAGCGATGTAATCATATTTGTGCCCCCTtaccctcctcctcctccccccACCCCACCCCCCCTGGTGGCAGGAGCCCAGTGCTGTTGCCAAACCTCAGAGCCAAACCGCAACAGGTAATTGATGCCGCTTGCGCGTTGCAAGAACTTTAATCaatttttcagatatttttcTTTCGCTTCTCGTTCCTCGTTTTTCGTGCCTCATGCTACGTGCTACGTGATGATGATGTTGCTCAGCCCGGTCGGTCGGTCCccagtatgtgtgtgtgtgcctcaGTGTGTTGCAAGTGGCCATAACAACCGAAAACGGCAACCGAAATGGCCAAACGGCCCCTTGCGGAAAGCAAATTACAGGGAATTTGGAAGGTTGGACCGACGGCCGGCCGGGTTGCAGCCAACATTTCAAGCGGCAAGTGgtaagtggcaagtggcagtGGCCACCATTCTTGTTGCAAATTACAGCGCGCACTCGGCGGTAACCGATCGTAAGTCTTGCGAGGAATGGCCTTTCGCGAAAAGGGCTTGTCTCGAAGGACCAGAGATACTCTTTCTAGTCTCGGAACTCGTTCGATTTCCCAGAACTTGGCGACAAGTGGCACTCGTGTCGTTTCTCAAACTTTCACAACTTTGATTGCCACATTTTCGTGGCAATATGCTTTGGGGGCTCCTCGGTTTTATGGTCTCGAGTCTCGATCCCCGGCTGTCTCCTCAATCACGGCCCAGAGCCGAGCACTTCTGAGTCATAAAAGCAGCCAGACTGCAGACAGATTGTGGAGTTGGCAATTTTGTGCAGCGCCACTCTGTGACTCTGCCACTCTGCCACTTGGAGGGGGTTGGATGGAGGCCTAGGAGCCAGCACTTACAGACTGGAGCGATAAAAATGACACATGGGGGGCTCACtgcgagcgagagagagagagagtccTCTGGGCAGTGACATTTTCGGGGTTTGTAGGCGGCTGTAGGCGTGGGAGGGGGAGGAGGAGGGTCTCTAATCCAGTTAGTGGCATGGAGATAT
It encodes the following:
- the RhoU gene encoding uncharacterized protein RhoU isoform X2; translated protein: MTVKLAKLFGRHRSNTEAHEDLQQQQQQQHHQQLHHQQLQQLQQNQQHLPPPLPPLNANMKSLKYLEHLRSSYGCQPASPEEDDEDNVSLSSACMQRNHPYNNSQRPLLGDRRPQLTVVGAGGKKGKAGAGLAPSAIAALPPMSPPPPQRNYISPYVQQQKRDSARGLHGFNDFDALSQHHLQSPPLQSGYPYGSPPSPTAKSSDFCFDRPAEGLPPAALRRSIVDVSLSSECSTAASSPSRYFHQEAPKPTPVPPPVAVHQPAPAHPIVSSGSSSGTASPPRYYPKEAPQTPLSSLAAPLVGPPVAPRVPPKVPSPVYASRFEDDFCMRRPVLNTFHQAPPPPAVPAAGHKGKDGPFIFGIDPEDQATDYGLLSASPSPQISKSPLQQSLSDTSAASSGRGSRFLLRKRKSKKAPAADEDPKSEKNTKKAEKRKEPSVKCVVVGDAAVGKTSLIQSYLENRFNHEHVPTASDIYNADVNVNESPVHVTLCDTSGQDTLDPLRELCYPDSDVFLLCFSVVRPESFQAIKDKWAPKFAKSKASLILVGTQADLRTNRNVVNKLKTNGEKAISYVDAWDLATSIGAKYIETSSATQDKVKDLFDTAIWEGLAPTTLPPTPSFWRKLFCLA
- the RhoU gene encoding uncharacterized protein RhoU isoform X1, with product MTVKLAKLFGRHRSNTEAHEDLQQQQQQQHHQQLHHQQLQQLQQNQQHLPPPLPPLNANMKSLKYLEHLRSSYGCQPASPEEDDEDNVSLSSACMQRNHPYNNSQRPLLGDRRPQLTVVGAGGKKGKAGAGLAPSAIAALPPMSPPPPQRNYISPYVQQQKRDSARGLHGFNDFDALSQHHLQSPPLQSGYPYGSPPSPTAKSSDFCFDRPAEGLPPAALRRSIVDVSLSSECSTAASSPSRYFHQEAPKPTPVPPPVAVHQPAPAHPIVSSGSSSGTASPPRYYPKEAPQTPLSSLAAPLVGPPVAPRVPPKVPSPVYASRFEDDFCMRRPVLNTFHQAPPPPAVPAAGHKGKDGPFIFGIDPEDQATDYGLLSASPSPQISKSPLQQSLSDTSAASSGRGSRFLLRKRKSKKAPAADEDPKSEKNTKKAEKRKEPSVKCVVVGDAAVGKTSLIQSYLENRFNHEHVPTASDIYNADVNVNESPVHVTLCDTSGQDTLDPLRELCYPDSDVFLLCFSVVRPESFQAIKDKWAPKFAKSKASLILVGTQADLRTNRNVVNKLKTNGEKAISYVDAWDLATSIGAKYIETSSATQQDKVKDLFDTAIWEGLAPTTLPPTPSFWRKLFCLA